GAAATCCATGCCCCGGGCAACCACATCAGTAGCAATCAAAACCCATGTTTTTCCAGCTCTGAAGTTGTCGACAGCATTTCCTCGCTACATAGAAATGtatgagatcagaattcataaATCACAAAAAACTGCTAAATGAAAAGGTATGCTTCAGAATTGGAGTACATATGTTgacgataaaaaaaatattaacaaataaggAACATTATACTTGACATCttcattcaaatattaaaaaccaGACCTTGGTCACAAACTTATcagttttcttttcattttgatgTTTTTTGGAGAGAGGAGGGGGAATGTTGCAGATTCTCTATGTATTTTCAAATAAACATATGTTGTTAGAACTACCTCTTGTTCAGACAAATCAGAATGAATGACATCAACTCTAATGTTGTCAAATGCAAGTTCACCGTACAACTCCTTGGCTCGTTCCTTGCTTTGGAGAAAGACCAATACTGGAGGATTTAGACTCTACAAGACGTTGCAGAATATAATGTCAGAAGACAAGCAACTAAAAAATACCAATATAGCTGATAGGAGGGACTACAATGTTATATGCATTTTGCAAGTTCCAAAAAGCGAAGGTAAGTGATATGTAATTAAACATTCCAAGTCTATATTATGCTCATGACACATTATCTAATACCAAACCCAGAATAAACAAAAAGCTTAATTGTATGCATGTAGCACAATCCGTAAAACAAATGAGACtacaaaaaagaataataatagaaaaatatatattaatagtaaattgTAGGGACTTTCTTTTTAAACATACCAAAACCAACTAGCATTTAATTGGGAGACACACAACCCCTGGACGCATATGAAAGTTGGACTGACTAGAATTACTATCCAAAGAATTAGTTTAGCCATTTACCTCTGCAAAACTTTGACGAATtgcaaaatatattaatagtaaattgTAGGGACTTTCTTTTTAAACATACCAAAACCAACTAGCATTTAATTGGGAGACACACAACCCCTGGACGCATATGAAAGTTGGACTGACTAGAATTACTATCCAAAGAATTAGTTTAGCCATTTACCTCTGCAAAACTTTGACGAATTGCAAGAAGTTTTCCTTCTTCACTTCCagtaaaaatcaatttttgctTTATCGTTTCAGAAGCCATATTCCTGATTCAAATAAAAACTAGACATTATCTACAAAATAATGTAAACCAAAACAAGGATATGCTCAGGAGCATCATGTTTACAAATATTTTGCATTGAACTTACTTCCTGCCAACAATTACACGAACAGCATCATGCATAAGTTCTCGAGCTCGATCTTCAACAAAATCAGGTAAAGTAGCACTGAAAAGTGAGCGAATGATTGAGGGGTTGGAGCATGCCTTGAGAACAGAATCAATCTGCTTGAATAATTCGGGCTCAAAAAGCTTATCCGATTCATCCAGGACAAGGTACTCCACTCTGAAGCACCCAAAGTAGttggaagaaatgaaaaaatcaaTACAACGAGCTATTTAATAAAGCACATTAGATATCCTACTAACTTTGTAGACACAATCGCAAGATGCATCTAAAAGAATCTGGTAAAATTTTATAATGCTTGAAGCATTATAATCTATATAGTGGAGCTACACCTGTAGCACTCGGACCATGCCGGCTTAATACAAGCACAATGAAAAAGAATGGATAGCAACAGGAAAACTGACCCCAAGGCTATCATGCGTGCAATtggttaataattaattaaccatAGCtcaatcaattattataatagaaaaactgCAATATAATATGAGAGTAAGAGAGCAACAATAAACCAACTATTATAAGCATTCAAGATGAATATTTGTCGATAAAAAACACTTATACTGCAAGGATTTGAAGTTTAAATCAACAAAACAAATCAATCATCATACCTGCTGAGatcaatcttcttcttcttgatagCCAATTGTAATCGGAGTGGTGTGGATATTAGTATATCACATGGAAACTTTGAAAAATCAGCATTTCTTAAGAAACTTTTAGTCATTAACTTAATaccaaatttttttcttttagcaaGCTTTTTGCACTCTCGAAATATTTGAGCAGATAATTCACGGGTATGACAAAGGATAACAGCTCGAATGCCACCCTTTTCTGGGTCCTGTAAAAcatataatacatatattatatgaatCGAGTACACAGGACATCGGGAACTGCAAATCGGGTTGGAGAAAATAAGCAAAATACCTTAAGCTTTATAAGCATTGGACATATAAATGCAAGGGTTTTCCCAGAACCAGTTGGTGCACAAGCAAAGCACTCTCGACCCTATCacaaataatagaagaaatacaGCAGTTTAAAACAATATTCAGTTAATACCTATGAACAATAGAAATTACTTATGAATCATGATCGAACTTCAGTAACAGTTTTCTGAAGAtagaaaaccaaatgaaaaatactTATACTACAAGTAACTTCACATAATTCGTACATCTAAAAGTACTGGAATAGTCTGCCTTTGAATAGGCGTTGGTTCTCTGAATCCAAGCTCTTTCAGGTTGCGCAACAAATACGATGGACACTTATATCTGCAAACAATTCATTAATATTGTGAATCGCCCCTTTCTAGCAAACCAAATACCAGAATGAGAAGGAATGCAGGATATTGCTCAGATATGGACAACATGATATTCTCACGAAAGATACCTTGATTTCAATTCGTCAAAGCTTTGAAGAGGAGACGGTACATTATAACCAGAGACATGAATGTTGTGCTGCTTTCTGAATATCGCGTCCCGCTGAAAACATGTTCAATATATGAAACCATTGCACAAACTTACTAACATTTGTAATCACGCAAATTGCACAAAACAGAAAAGGAACCTCGAGTTGTCGATTTTGTTccttcttattcttctttttactaaACTCAATAGACTCCTGATCAGCTTGAACTTCACCACTGGACTGCGCCACAGATGCGGAATTTCTAAACACATTGAATCcttcaacattttcttttatggGTTTACGAAAACGAAGCAACAGTGAGATACGAAGACGGAATAGTGTAAACAAAGCAAGATGATGTGAATACCAGAAGAGTTTCCCTTGCGCTTCCTCTTCTTCGTGGACGCTGTTTTTTCTTCTACTGCTTCCCTCGTTTTCGCCCTTCCGTCATCGGCAACGCTCCAAATCTTCGCCGAATCAGTATcgttatcttttttcttttcataatcaACGAAAAATAACAGTTATTAATTGTCTGCGGTGTAAAAGTCAATAAGCGTATGTGATGAAGACAGAGAGAGATACCTGGAATCTGGCGATATCGGCGCCGAACTTCTTTCTGTTGAAACGAATGCCAGAAAACAAAAACGAAGAGTCGTTGGCCATTGGAGATGGAATAAACAAATGATTTAGGGGTTTCTGTAATCAAACACGACCTTGCAGTTCCTTCTTCAACCTCACTGCGGcctgtattttttaaaatagttatattataagaataaaataattataaatgattgaatttttgtatttttttaagaataaaaaataaaaagaaaatatcaaatgaatataaaatatttgtgtgtcaaaatatcaattatattttactatttgtTGTTAacgaaaagaaataaaaagaatttaatcaGTCTTAAAACAATAAAGCCACCACAACAGTCCTTCTCCACTATGCATTTGTTCCTAATACAATGATACAAAATCGAATTACATTAGTGTTTTAAGACTATGCTATAGATGTAAATGTAATGTAAATAATTCAAAGCCTCTTAGTTTTTTACAGGAGATGTCTGAGAAGGAAAAGTTAGATGAGTTTAAAATTAAGTAACACCgctcattttctttaaattgaaCCAAACTGCAACATTATTTCACTTCCCGTCTCCCATGCATGACCACCCTCATCTGGTTGCCCTTATTGTGTTCCAAAGTTCCAACCTTTTTAACACCAGACAAAAACCTTGCATTTG
This sequence is a window from Vigna angularis cultivar LongXiaoDou No.4 chromosome 2, ASM1680809v1, whole genome shotgun sequence. Protein-coding genes within it:
- the LOC108326881 gene encoding DEAD-box ATP-dependent RNA helicase 57; translation: MANDSSFLFSGIRFNRKKFGADIARFQKKDNDTDSAKIWSVADDGRAKTREAVEEKTASTKKRKRKGNSSENVEGFNVFRNSASVAQSSGEVQADQESIEFSKKKNKKEQNRQLERDAIFRKQHNIHVSGYNVPSPLQSFDELKSRYKCPSYLLRNLKELGFREPTPIQRQTIPVLLDGRECFACAPTGSGKTLAFICPMLIKLKDPEKGGIRAVILCHTRELSAQIFRECKKLAKRKKFGIKLMTKSFLRNADFSKFPCDILISTPLRLQLAIKKKKIDLSRVEYLVLDESDKLFEPELFKQIDSVLKACSNPSIIRSLFSATLPDFVEDRARELMHDAVRVIVGRKNMASETIKQKLIFTGSEEGKLLAIRQSFAESLNPPVLVFLQSKERAKELYGELAFDNIRVDVIHSDLSEQERGNAVDNFRAGKTWVLIATDVVARGMDFKGVNCVINYDFPDSASAYVHRIGRSGRAGRSGEAITFYAEEDIPLLRNVANLMAASGCEVQPWLMELQKKKWKKHRPKRDSISTKPDL